The following are encoded together in the Sphaerodactylus townsendi isolate TG3544 linkage group LG12, MPM_Stown_v2.3, whole genome shotgun sequence genome:
- the FUT7 gene encoding alpha-(1,3)-fucosyltransferase 7, which yields MVFWNLGFLFQQFHVLTGGVSTCDKPLTILIWDLPFNHNLNLSGNICATRHRKEGCLLTSNRSLLDQADVVAFHHRELQPSRSSLPTAKKNSKQNWVWVSLESPTNTKDLAGWNRTFNWVMTYRRDSDIFIPYGVLVPHSSDKVDIPKKSRLVCWVISHYRRTQKRAQLYQELSRHVKIDVYGKASKKPLCSACLLPTISQYKFYLAFENSIHQDYITEKLWRNALLAGTVPVVMGPPRANYQRFIPADAFIHVEDFGSMQELATFLVTMNDSHYQSFFHWRKRYMVKLYDNWQERFCTICDQYPSLPLGKIYPSLEDWFQD from the coding sequence ATGGTCTTCTGGAACCTGGGATTCCTTTTTCAGCAGTTTCATGTTCTCACTGGTGGAGTTAGTACCTGTGACAAACCATTGACCATTCTGATTTGGGACTTGCCGTTCAACCACAATTTGAACCTGAGCGGCAACATTTGTGCCACACGGCATCGCAAGGAGGGCTGTTTGTTGACCAGCAACCGCAGCTTGCTTGACCAAGCAGACGTGGTGGCTTTCCATCACCGTGAACTGCAGCCCAGCAGGTCAAGCCTGCCAACAGCTAAAAAGAATTCAAAGCAGAACTGGGTGTGGGTTTCACTGGAATCTCCCACCAACACCAAAGACCTGGCTGGCTGGAACAGAACTTTCAACTGGGTCATGACGTATCGACGGGACTCTGATATCTTTATCCCTTATGGGGTACTTGTGCCTCACTCATCAGACAAGGTGGACATCCCGAAGAAATCACGTTTAGTGTGCTGGGTTATCAGCCACTACCGCCGTACCCAGAAGAGAGCGCAGTTGTACCAGGAACTGTCCAGACACGTCAAGATTGATGTATATGGGAAAGCAAGCAAGAAACCTCTCTGCTCAGCCTGCCTCTTGCCAACCATCTCCCAGTACAAGTTCTATCTTGCCTTTGAGAACTCCATACACCAAGACTACATCACTGAGAAGCTCTGGAGGAATGCCTTGCTTGCTGGCACCGTGCCTGTAGTCATGGGTCCGCCCAGAGCCAACTACCAGCGGTTTATTCCTGCAGATGCCTTCATACATGTGGAAGATTTTGGCTCCATGCAGGAGCTTGCCACCTTCCTGGTAACCATGAATGACAGCCACTACCAGAGtttcttccattggaggaaaaggTACATGGTGAAGTTGTACGACAACTGGCAGGAACGGTTTTGCACCATCTGCGATCAGTATCCCAGCTTACCTCTGGGGAAAATCTACCCTAGCTTGGAGGACTGGTTCCAGGACTAG